The following proteins are encoded in a genomic region of Verrucomicrobiia bacterium:
- the treY gene encoding malto-oligosyltrehalose synthase — protein sequence MATPPRCTYRLQFHAGFTLRDGLAVVPYLDALGVSHVYASPLLRARSGSLHGYDGCDPTRLNPELGSEGDLEALVEALRRRGMGLVLDLVPNHMAVGTPENRWWWEVLRDGRASRYAGYFDIDWEAAPGDGAGGRVMVPVLGGPVEAVLERGELAVDRSGPEPVLRYFEHVFPLNAGSMEGLEGLGEGPEGIGRLLARQHYRLADWRRGDAELNYRRFFNISHLAGLRVEVPEVFEATHGLVLEWWRRGWLDGFRIDHPDGLRDPRGYLERLAAAAPGAWIVVEKILEPGESLRADWPVAGTTGYDFLNRASGWFLDAAGERPLTEAYASFTGEGTDFPALVREKKRHVLGTVLEAEVTRLLRDLDRWVAGAGAGSAPEWKGWDRGRVRSALIEWIAHLPVYRTYVRADAGEVSREDEEAVAAAGCGAEGQRPDDGPFFRWLGEAVGLRWGAEVAAGRDWVMRLQQLTGPAMAKGVEDTAFYIFNRLVALNEVGGDPGHFGVGTEAFHAASGCVSREWPWTQNASATHDTKRGEDVRARLQLLSEDAAAWAEAVRGWSAMNDRHWRGARPDRNAEYLYYQTVVGAWPIGLERVWAYMEKAAREAKVHTTWTDPDAAYEAGLRGFVAGTLEDGAFAASVGRWVAERDEAAQVRSVAQTLLKVMAPGVPDVYQGTELWDFSLVDPDNRRPVDFERRREVLGALEGADVETVWAHRAHRAEGWPKLWTLRRGLEVRRRWAEVFAARGTYRALRPVGREADRVLAFARGEGVIAVVPRRGARRDEDWGDTRLGVPLGRWENRMTGETVEGGEVEVAALLRRFPVALLQRMEE from the coding sequence ATGGCCACCCCGCCCCGGTGCACCTACCGGCTTCAGTTCCATGCCGGATTCACCCTGCGGGACGGCCTGGCCGTGGTCCCCTACCTGGATGCGCTGGGGGTGTCGCATGTGTACGCCTCGCCGCTGCTGCGCGCACGGTCCGGCAGCCTGCACGGCTACGATGGGTGCGATCCGACGCGGTTGAATCCGGAACTGGGGAGCGAAGGGGATCTCGAGGCGCTGGTCGAGGCGTTGCGTCGTCGGGGCATGGGGCTGGTTCTGGACCTGGTGCCCAACCACATGGCCGTGGGGACGCCGGAGAACCGCTGGTGGTGGGAGGTGCTGCGGGACGGCCGGGCGAGCCGGTACGCGGGATACTTCGACATCGACTGGGAGGCGGCGCCCGGGGATGGAGCGGGCGGCCGGGTCATGGTGCCGGTGCTGGGCGGGCCGGTGGAGGCGGTGTTGGAGCGGGGCGAGTTGGCGGTGGACCGATCGGGGCCGGAGCCGGTGTTGCGCTACTTCGAGCATGTCTTTCCGTTGAACGCCGGATCGATGGAGGGGTTGGAGGGGTTGGGGGAAGGTCCGGAGGGGATTGGAAGGCTGCTGGCGCGGCAGCATTACCGGCTGGCGGACTGGCGGCGGGGGGATGCCGAACTGAACTACCGTCGGTTCTTCAACATCAGCCATCTGGCCGGGCTGCGGGTCGAGGTGCCGGAAGTGTTCGAGGCGACGCACGGGTTGGTGCTCGAGTGGTGGCGGCGCGGGTGGCTGGACGGGTTTCGCATCGATCATCCGGACGGACTGCGGGATCCGAGGGGCTACCTGGAACGACTGGCGGCGGCGGCGCCGGGGGCATGGATCGTGGTGGAAAAGATCCTGGAACCCGGCGAATCGCTGCGGGCCGACTGGCCGGTGGCGGGGACCACCGGGTACGACTTTTTGAACCGGGCGTCCGGCTGGTTTCTGGACGCGGCCGGGGAGAGGCCCCTCACGGAGGCGTATGCGTCGTTCACCGGCGAGGGCACGGACTTCCCGGCGCTGGTGCGGGAGAAGAAGCGGCATGTCCTGGGCACGGTGCTGGAGGCCGAGGTCACGCGGCTGCTGAGGGATCTGGACCGATGGGTGGCGGGTGCCGGGGCGGGCTCGGCGCCGGAATGGAAGGGTTGGGATCGCGGGCGGGTGCGGTCGGCCCTGATCGAATGGATCGCCCACCTGCCTGTGTACCGGACCTATGTGCGGGCGGACGCGGGGGAGGTGAGTCGCGAGGATGAAGAGGCGGTCGCGGCAGCCGGGTGCGGGGCGGAGGGGCAGCGGCCGGACGACGGGCCCTTCTTCCGATGGCTGGGCGAGGCCGTGGGATTGCGGTGGGGGGCGGAGGTGGCGGCGGGACGGGACTGGGTGATGCGGTTGCAGCAACTGACCGGACCGGCGATGGCCAAGGGGGTGGAGGACACGGCGTTCTACATCTTCAACCGGCTGGTGGCCCTGAACGAAGTCGGGGGTGACCCCGGCCATTTCGGGGTGGGAACGGAGGCGTTTCATGCGGCGTCCGGGTGCGTGTCACGGGAGTGGCCGTGGACGCAAAACGCGAGTGCGACGCACGACACCAAGCGCGGGGAGGATGTGCGGGCGCGGCTGCAATTGCTGTCGGAGGATGCCGCGGCATGGGCGGAGGCGGTGCGGGGCTGGTCGGCCATGAACGACCGCCATTGGCGCGGAGCCCGGCCCGACCGCAATGCCGAGTATCTGTACTATCAGACCGTGGTCGGGGCGTGGCCGATCGGGCTGGAACGGGTCTGGGCGTACATGGAGAAGGCGGCGCGGGAGGCGAAGGTGCACACCACATGGACCGATCCGGACGCGGCCTACGAGGCGGGGCTGCGGGGCTTCGTGGCGGGCACGCTGGAGGACGGGGCATTTGCGGCGTCGGTGGGTCGGTGGGTGGCGGAACGGGACGAGGCCGCGCAGGTGCGGTCCGTGGCCCAGACGTTGCTCAAGGTGATGGCGCCTGGGGTGCCCGATGTGTATCAGGGCACCGAGCTGTGGGACTTCAGCCTGGTGGACCCGGACAACCGGAGGCCGGTGGATTTCGAGCGGCGTCGGGAGGTTTTGGGAGCCCTGGAGGGCGCGGACGTCGAGACCGTTTGGGCGCATCGGGCGCATCGGGCGGAAGGCTGGCCGAAGCTGTGGACCCTCCGGCGCGGTCTGGAGGTGCGGCGACGATGGGCGGAGGTTTTCGCGGCGCGGGGCACGTATCGGGCGTTGAGGCCGGTGGGACGCGAGGCGGACCGGGTCCTGGCGTTTGCGCGGGGCGAGGGGGTGATTGCCGTGGTGCCCCGGCGTGGGGCAAGGAGGGATGAGGACTGGGGCGACACGCGGCTGGGGGTACCCTTGGGGCGTTGGGAGAATCGGATGACCGGAGAGACCGTGGAAGGCGGGGAGGTGGAAGTCGCGGCGTTGTTGCGCCGGTTTCCGGTGGCCCTGCTGCAACGCATGGAGGAATGA
- the treZ gene encoding malto-oligosyltrehalose trehalohydrolase has product MERFRVWAPLPKRVEVQVDGRRHPMIRGADDYWSATVDGAGTGSAYGFVLDGEGPFPDPRSPWQPWGVHGLSRLWETGAYGWSDGEFRAPPLGSGVVYELHVGTFTPGGTLTSAIERLDELVGLGVTHVELMPVNAFPGERGWGYDGVALYAVQESYGGPAALQAFVEACHRRGMAVLLDVVYNHLGPSGNYLGKYGPYFNRRYHTPWGEALNFDGPDSEPVRRFFLDNALRWFREFRVDGLRLDAVHAIFDTSAEPFLEELGREVRALSHRLGRPLVLIPESDLNDPRLLWSRERGGYGLDAQWSDDFHHALHGCLTGERSGYYADFGTVGDLAKALRDGYVYDGRYSRHRRRRHGRPAEGLGGERFLGYLQNHDQVGNRAQGDRLSRTLGPGALKVGAALVLMAPFVPMLFMGEEWGATSPFQYFTDHAEPELGKAVREGRRREFASFGWKPEDIPDPQALATFERSRLDWAERERSPHRELLEWHRMLVALRRREPDLTDGRLDRVRTRHDESGRWLVMERGRMALAVNFGDRMADLPLSGGGWRTELASFEAPAGARDVLSLPPVSVAILRRD; this is encoded by the coding sequence ATGGAACGATTTCGCGTGTGGGCACCCTTGCCGAAGCGGGTTGAGGTTCAGGTGGATGGCCGCCGGCACCCGATGATCCGGGGGGCGGACGACTACTGGTCGGCGACGGTGGACGGGGCGGGAACCGGATCGGCCTACGGGTTTGTGCTGGATGGCGAAGGGCCCTTTCCCGATCCGCGTTCCCCCTGGCAACCGTGGGGCGTGCATGGGTTGTCGCGGCTGTGGGAGACGGGGGCGTATGGGTGGAGCGACGGGGAGTTTCGGGCGCCACCACTGGGATCCGGGGTGGTGTATGAGCTGCATGTGGGGACGTTCACGCCGGGCGGGACCCTGACGAGCGCGATCGAGCGGCTCGACGAGTTGGTTGGGCTTGGGGTGACGCATGTGGAGTTGATGCCGGTGAATGCGTTCCCCGGGGAGCGGGGCTGGGGATACGACGGCGTGGCGTTGTACGCGGTGCAGGAATCGTACGGGGGTCCGGCGGCCTTGCAGGCATTTGTGGAGGCCTGCCATCGGCGGGGCATGGCCGTGTTGCTGGACGTCGTGTACAACCACCTGGGGCCGTCGGGGAACTACCTTGGGAAGTACGGTCCCTACTTCAACCGGCGCTACCACACTCCGTGGGGGGAGGCATTGAACTTCGACGGGCCGGACAGCGAGCCGGTGCGGCGGTTCTTCCTGGACAACGCGCTGCGATGGTTCCGGGAGTTCCGGGTGGACGGGCTGCGACTGGACGCGGTGCATGCGATATTCGACACCTCGGCGGAGCCGTTCCTCGAGGAACTGGGCCGGGAAGTGCGGGCGTTGAGCCATCGACTCGGGCGGCCGCTGGTGTTGATCCCGGAGAGCGACCTGAATGACCCGCGGCTGTTGTGGTCGCGGGAGCGGGGCGGGTACGGCCTGGACGCGCAGTGGAGCGACGATTTTCACCATGCCCTCCACGGGTGTCTGACCGGGGAGCGGTCGGGGTATTACGCCGACTTCGGGACCGTCGGGGATCTCGCGAAGGCGCTGCGGGACGGCTACGTGTACGACGGGCGGTATTCGCGGCACCGGCGCCGGCGCCATGGGCGACCGGCCGAAGGGCTCGGCGGGGAGCGGTTTCTCGGCTACCTGCAGAACCACGACCAGGTTGGGAACCGGGCGCAGGGGGATCGATTGAGCCGGACGCTGGGTCCCGGGGCCTTGAAGGTGGGTGCGGCGCTGGTGTTGATGGCGCCTTTCGTGCCGATGCTATTCATGGGGGAGGAGTGGGGTGCCACGAGCCCGTTCCAGTATTTCACCGATCATGCCGAGCCGGAGCTGGGGAAGGCGGTGCGGGAAGGGCGGCGCCGCGAGTTTGCGTCGTTCGGGTGGAAGCCCGAGGACATACCGGATCCGCAGGCCCTGGCGACCTTCGAGCGCAGCCGTCTGGACTGGGCGGAGCGGGAACGGTCTCCGCACCGGGAACTGCTGGAGTGGCACCGGATGCTGGTGGCCTTGAGGCGGCGGGAACCCGACCTGACCGACGGCCGGCTGGACCGGGTGCGAACGCGCCACGACGAGTCCGGAAGGTGGCTGGTGATGGAGCGGGGGCGGATGGCGTTGGCGGTGAACTTCGGCGATCGCATGGCGGATCTGCCTCTCAGCGGCGGCGGGTGGCGGACCGAACTGGCGTCGTTCGAGGCGCCGGCGGGGGCGAGGGATGTGCTGTCGCTGCCTCCTGTCTCGGTGGCGATCCTGCGGCGGGACTGA
- the malQ gene encoding 4-alpha-glucanotransferase, with the protein MKDRDSATDAWGIQHGYRDVHGAWHPVGRGTRTRLRAAMGGDGPRSPEPGGVRRMRPGMRRVTGGSGWLRWEDGGEVELRRGERVDVPEGMHECLDVDGAHAGWWLAVGGGCDEAPPGTAWGWAAQLYAARSRRSWGHGDFGDLRRLGDMARGMGAGFTLLNPLGAPLPGRPQEDSPYSPSSRMFLNPLYLRIEDVPGAEEEGRFLEGLVTAGRALNERRRIDRDAVYGLKMRALERLWRRFRGDPRYDRYCREQGLVLRRFAVFNALSERWGGGWSRWPEACRRPDSAAVSRFADEEAPRVAFHQWLQWLLDEQLGRAATALPLMLDVPIGVGRDGFDAWLWQDVLALDVAVGVPPDEYNTQGQNWGLPPYIPHRLRRAGYGPWRQTLRAMLRQAGGLRVDHVMGLFRLYWIPGGASPADGGYVRYAADEMLAVLAIESRRAGAVVVGEDLGMVERGVRPRLRRANVLSYRLLWFERGRPETYPEEAMAAITTHDLFTVAGLWTGSDLKEQEALGLRPNGAGMRSIRRRVARWAGLGDGAGAGEAVVAAHRLLRGAPCRLLTATLDDALGVEERPNLPGTVHERPNWRLALPRPLEALERHPLVRAVAETMRGGVRNPSGGDSRRSTRTSASGGRGSPDRRGAREA; encoded by the coding sequence ATGAAGGATCGCGACAGCGCCACCGACGCCTGGGGCATCCAGCATGGGTACCGCGACGTTCACGGCGCGTGGCACCCGGTGGGTCGGGGAACGCGGACGCGCCTGCGGGCGGCGATGGGGGGCGACGGCCCGCGGAGTCCGGAACCTGGCGGCGTGCGGAGGATGCGCCCCGGGATGCGTCGGGTGACGGGTGGATCGGGCTGGCTGCGGTGGGAAGACGGGGGGGAAGTGGAGTTGCGCCGTGGAGAGCGGGTGGACGTTCCGGAAGGGATGCACGAATGCCTCGACGTGGACGGGGCGCATGCCGGCTGGTGGCTGGCCGTGGGTGGGGGGTGTGACGAGGCGCCGCCGGGGACGGCGTGGGGTTGGGCGGCGCAGTTGTATGCGGCACGGTCACGGCGCAGTTGGGGGCACGGGGACTTCGGGGATCTGCGGCGGTTGGGGGACATGGCGCGGGGAATGGGGGCCGGGTTCACGCTGCTCAACCCTCTGGGTGCGCCGCTGCCGGGGCGGCCGCAGGAGGACAGCCCGTATTCGCCGAGCAGCCGGATGTTTCTGAACCCGCTTTATCTGCGGATCGAGGACGTGCCGGGGGCGGAGGAGGAGGGGCGGTTTCTTGAAGGGCTGGTGACGGCGGGCCGGGCGTTGAACGAGCGGCGGCGGATCGACCGGGATGCGGTGTACGGGTTGAAGATGCGGGCGCTCGAACGGCTGTGGAGACGGTTTCGCGGTGACCCGCGGTACGACCGGTATTGCCGGGAGCAGGGGTTGGTGCTGCGCCGGTTTGCCGTCTTCAACGCGCTGTCCGAGCGGTGGGGAGGCGGCTGGTCGCGATGGCCCGAGGCCTGCCGGCGACCGGATTCCGCGGCGGTTTCGAGGTTTGCGGACGAGGAGGCCCCGCGGGTGGCGTTTCATCAGTGGTTGCAGTGGCTGCTCGATGAGCAACTGGGTCGGGCGGCGACGGCCCTGCCGTTGATGCTGGATGTGCCCATCGGGGTGGGGCGGGACGGCTTCGATGCCTGGCTGTGGCAGGACGTCCTGGCGCTGGACGTCGCGGTGGGGGTGCCGCCGGACGAATACAACACCCAGGGACAGAACTGGGGGCTGCCGCCGTACATCCCGCACCGGCTGCGGCGGGCGGGATACGGGCCGTGGCGTCAGACCTTGCGGGCGATGCTGCGGCAGGCGGGGGGATTGCGGGTGGACCATGTGATGGGGTTGTTCCGGCTGTACTGGATTCCCGGGGGGGCGTCGCCGGCGGACGGCGGTTATGTGCGGTACGCGGCGGACGAGATGCTGGCGGTGCTGGCGATCGAGAGCCGGAGGGCGGGCGCGGTGGTGGTGGGGGAGGATCTGGGGATGGTGGAGCGCGGGGTGCGACCGCGGTTGCGGCGGGCGAACGTGCTTTCGTACCGGCTGCTGTGGTTCGAGCGGGGGCGGCCGGAGACGTATCCGGAGGAAGCGATGGCGGCGATCACCACGCACGACCTGTTCACGGTGGCAGGGCTCTGGACGGGCTCCGACCTGAAGGAGCAGGAAGCCTTGGGACTGCGACCGAACGGCGCGGGGATGCGGTCGATCCGGCGCAGGGTGGCCCGATGGGCGGGGCTGGGGGATGGGGCCGGGGCGGGGGAGGCGGTTGTGGCGGCTCACCGATTGCTGCGGGGGGCGCCGTGCCGGCTGCTGACCGCCACGCTGGACGATGCGTTGGGTGTGGAGGAACGGCCGAACCTGCCGGGGACGGTGCATGAGAGGCCGAACTGGCGACTGGCCCTGCCGCGGCCCCTGGAGGCGTTGGAGCGCCATCCGCTGGTTCGGGCGGTGGCGGAGACGATGCGGGGCGGGGTCAGGAATCCGTCCGGCGGGGATTCCAGACGTTCCACTCGGACCAGCGCCAGCGGAGGGCGAGGATCGCCTGACCGGCGAGGCGCTCGGGAGGCATGA
- the lepB gene encoding signal peptidase I has protein sequence MNARPGHPRVPSTSRPLRRWILAGCAAIALLLTAQTRFGCVLVVGDSMLPSLRNGDLLLVRKHAYQDHAPSRGDVVVARFRRELVIKRIVGLPGEQIEVAHGTVCVNGTALPEPWPVLHGPLDVLPGHLAANRYAILGDNRSGSEFILFYAVMPPERLAGQAILALRWRWSEWNVWNPRRTDS, from the coding sequence ATGAACGCCCGGCCGGGGCACCCCCGGGTTCCCTCGACCTCCCGCCCGTTGCGCCGCTGGATCCTGGCCGGCTGCGCCGCCATCGCGCTCCTGCTCACCGCCCAGACCCGCTTCGGATGCGTGCTCGTCGTGGGCGACAGCATGCTGCCCTCGCTCCGCAACGGGGATCTCCTCCTCGTCCGCAAGCATGCCTACCAGGATCACGCCCCGAGCCGCGGCGATGTGGTGGTGGCCCGGTTCCGCAGGGAACTCGTCATCAAGCGCATCGTCGGCCTGCCGGGAGAACAGATCGAAGTCGCCCACGGCACGGTCTGCGTCAACGGCACCGCCCTGCCCGAACCCTGGCCGGTGCTCCACGGTCCCCTCGATGTCCTGCCCGGTCATCTCGCCGCCAACCGTTACGCCATCCTCGGCGACAACCGGTCCGGCTCGGAGTTCATCCTCTTCTACGCCGTCATGCCTCCCGAGCGCCTCGCCGGTCAGGCGATCCTCGCCCTCCGCTGGCGCTGGTCCGAGTGGAACGTCTGGAATCCCCGCCGGACGGATTCCTGA
- a CDS encoding metallophosphoesterase: MPTAHVRPQVPAGRPPFPRRARSRSLPCLVVLATLLTLPLAAHEGHEHFPIGSWFFWPDYTLDARAANYPGPREPEPQTPFDWLDTDTPPLRLFGELPTDRRARLIDADRIPTHTFSLELWLVDHVNQPVSALVTARGRRPEDPPAWAVTYRRGAVRFLLRSGAMDEPVVLDAPRAPTFKKYWRHIIASYDGDRVRLYLNGELALEEVAGGTLSMPREPEFEIAAYLAREPYMTLPNLVREVRLYDDDIGPTQARERFEALSRLVEEGRIFADLFHFNAGPALTFMSRTNAHLTWETDRPARAVVRYGTRLPGDQTLTLPEARSIQHAVLTGLDPETPYFYQVTAIDEGGEEIDSGPLTFKTAVEEGSPFGFAIIGDTEARPHVNDRIAKAIWGERPDFILNVGDLTDGGQEHHKFEWNLEYFLGMNQVLGRIPLFPVPGNGESDLHWYRRYHGMPQPADRYTFRYGNAEFFMLDSNRPMGPGSEQYAWLETRLRASTARWKFACHHHPVYTSDEDDYGNTWRGPSALGDANPRGAVALYERYGVDIVFYGHIHAYERTWPMLEGQVQTQRGVRYIQTGGAGGNLEDFTPNRNAFSNKLFRGHHYCLIRLHQDHLSFQMFDTDGRLRDAFELRK, translated from the coding sequence ATGCCAACGGCGCATGTTCGTCCCCAGGTTCCCGCAGGCCGTCCACCATTCCCACGGCGCGCCCGCTCCCGTTCCCTCCCCTGCCTGGTTGTCCTCGCCACCCTCCTGACCCTCCCGCTCGCCGCCCACGAGGGGCACGAGCATTTCCCCATCGGTTCCTGGTTCTTCTGGCCCGACTACACGCTGGACGCCCGCGCTGCGAACTACCCGGGCCCGCGGGAACCCGAACCGCAGACACCCTTCGACTGGCTCGACACCGACACCCCGCCGCTCCGGCTGTTCGGTGAATTGCCAACCGACCGGCGCGCCCGCCTGATCGACGCCGACCGGATCCCCACCCACACCTTCTCCCTCGAACTCTGGCTGGTGGATCACGTCAACCAACCCGTCAGCGCGCTGGTCACCGCCCGCGGACGGCGCCCCGAGGATCCCCCCGCCTGGGCCGTGACCTACCGCCGCGGCGCCGTCCGCTTCCTCCTCCGCAGCGGCGCCATGGACGAACCGGTGGTCCTCGACGCCCCCCGGGCCCCGACGTTCAAGAAGTACTGGCGCCATATCATCGCCTCCTACGACGGCGACCGCGTGCGCCTCTACCTCAATGGTGAACTCGCCCTGGAAGAGGTCGCCGGCGGCACCCTCTCCATGCCCCGCGAACCGGAGTTCGAGATCGCCGCCTACCTCGCCCGCGAACCCTACATGACCCTCCCCAACCTGGTCCGCGAAGTCCGCCTCTACGACGACGACATCGGTCCGACCCAGGCCCGCGAACGCTTCGAAGCGCTCTCCCGCCTGGTCGAGGAGGGACGCATCTTCGCCGACCTGTTCCACTTCAACGCCGGTCCCGCCCTCACCTTCATGTCCCGCACCAACGCCCACCTGACCTGGGAAACCGACCGGCCCGCCCGCGCCGTGGTCCGCTATGGCACCCGCCTGCCCGGGGACCAGACCCTGACCCTTCCGGAAGCACGCTCCATCCAGCACGCGGTCCTCACCGGCCTCGATCCCGAAACACCCTACTTCTACCAGGTGACCGCCATCGACGAAGGCGGCGAGGAGATCGATTCCGGACCGCTCACCTTCAAGACCGCGGTCGAGGAAGGATCCCCGTTCGGTTTCGCCATCATCGGCGACACCGAGGCCCGACCCCACGTCAACGACCGGATCGCCAAGGCCATCTGGGGCGAACGCCCGGACTTCATCCTGAACGTCGGCGACCTCACCGACGGCGGACAGGAACACCACAAGTTCGAGTGGAACCTCGAGTACTTCCTCGGCATGAACCAGGTGCTCGGTCGCATCCCCCTCTTCCCCGTCCCCGGCAACGGCGAATCGGACCTCCACTGGTACCGCCGCTATCATGGCATGCCGCAACCCGCCGACCGCTACACCTTCCGGTACGGCAACGCCGAGTTCTTCATGCTCGACAGCAACCGGCCCATGGGTCCGGGCAGCGAACAGTACGCCTGGCTCGAAACCCGCCTCCGCGCCTCCACCGCCCGCTGGAAGTTCGCCTGCCATCACCACCCCGTGTACACCTCCGACGAGGACGATTACGGCAATACCTGGCGCGGCCCTTCCGCGCTCGGCGATGCCAACCCCCGCGGCGCGGTCGCCCTCTACGAACGCTACGGCGTGGACATCGTCTTCTACGGCCACATCCACGCCTACGAACGCACCTGGCCCATGCTCGAAGGGCAGGTGCAGACCCAGCGCGGCGTCCGCTACATCCAGACCGGCGGCGCCGGCGGCAATCTCGAGGACTTCACCCCCAACCGGAATGCCTTCTCCAACAAACTCTTCCGCGGTCATCACTACTGCCTGATCCGCCTTCACCAGGATCACCTGTCGTTCCAGATGTTCGATACCGACGGCCGCCTCCGCGACGCCTTCGAACTCCGGAAGTAG
- a CDS encoding MCP four helix bundle domain-containing protein — protein MNHWTIGRRIIAGFVTLLLLLCTLGIVSTLLARRVTDGVRHLADDSIPGLRLTGHLVAETLRYRVINLRHVASTDPAEMAAIDQEAIAQAATILAGIKEYSDVIGNDPEERALFDRIEPLFLAYQTLVRQVRAASTEGRTAEATALFQGDAARAYASYERAVLDCREYNTRAGDAAANSAVASLATTVRVNLIVMTLAVAVGSFLGFFIVRGVTRALMALARTLGDGSNQVAAAAGQVAAASQSLAEGASEQAASLEETGSSLEEMSSMTKRNADNSAQVSTLSREARDAADHGAADMEAMTAAMDAIKQSSDDIAKIIKTIDEIAFQTNILALNAAVEAARAGEAGMGFAVVADEVRSLAQRSAQAAKETSAKIEGAISRAAQGVQISSKVSVGLQQILQKVRQVDELASEVAAASKEQSQGIAQVNLAVSQMDKVTQSNAASAEESASAGEELNAQADALKEAVQDLLHLVGASLQTPGTSRTRPQPTSRTGSHTAAASHRSIPAARTAPAPVANDGPAPANAGNGHRTQPAPKPAPVTRTITSASTLDTQRKRAELPLDGDFRDF, from the coding sequence ATGAACCATTGGACCATCGGTCGCCGCATCATCGCCGGATTCGTCACGTTACTCCTCCTGCTCTGTACCTTGGGCATCGTCTCGACCCTCCTGGCCCGAAGGGTCACCGATGGAGTCCGACACCTCGCCGACGACAGCATCCCGGGCCTTCGCCTCACCGGTCATCTCGTCGCCGAAACCCTCCGCTACCGCGTCATCAACCTCCGTCACGTCGCCAGTACCGACCCCGCGGAAATGGCCGCCATCGATCAGGAGGCCATCGCCCAGGCCGCCACCATCCTGGCCGGAATCAAGGAGTACAGCGACGTCATCGGGAACGATCCCGAGGAACGCGCCCTCTTCGATCGCATCGAACCGCTCTTTCTCGCCTACCAGACCCTGGTCCGCCAGGTCCGGGCCGCCAGCACCGAAGGCCGCACCGCCGAGGCCACCGCGCTCTTCCAGGGCGATGCCGCCCGCGCCTACGCCAGCTATGAACGAGCCGTCCTGGACTGCCGCGAGTACAACACCCGGGCCGGCGACGCCGCCGCCAACTCCGCTGTCGCCAGCCTCGCCACGACCGTCCGCGTCAACCTGATCGTCATGACCCTTGCCGTCGCGGTCGGCTCCTTCCTCGGCTTCTTCATCGTCCGCGGTGTGACCCGCGCCCTCATGGCACTGGCCCGGACCCTCGGCGACGGTTCCAACCAGGTCGCCGCCGCCGCCGGCCAGGTCGCCGCCGCCAGCCAGTCCCTCGCCGAAGGCGCCAGCGAACAGGCCGCCTCCCTCGAGGAAACCGGCTCGTCCCTCGAGGAAATGTCCAGCATGACCAAGCGGAACGCCGACAATTCCGCCCAGGTCTCCACCCTCAGCCGCGAAGCCCGCGACGCCGCCGACCATGGCGCCGCCGACATGGAAGCCATGACCGCCGCCATGGACGCCATCAAGCAGTCCAGCGACGACATCGCCAAGATCATCAAGACCATCGACGAAATCGCCTTCCAGACGAACATCCTGGCCCTCAACGCCGCCGTCGAGGCCGCCCGCGCCGGGGAAGCCGGCATGGGCTTCGCCGTCGTCGCCGATGAAGTCCGCAGCCTCGCCCAGCGCAGCGCCCAGGCCGCCAAGGAAACCAGCGCCAAGATCGAAGGCGCCATCTCCCGCGCCGCCCAGGGCGTCCAGATCAGTTCCAAGGTCTCCGTCGGGCTGCAGCAGATCCTTCAGAAGGTCCGTCAGGTCGATGAACTCGCCTCCGAGGTCGCCGCCGCCTCCAAGGAACAATCCCAGGGCATCGCCCAGGTCAACCTCGCCGTCAGCCAGATGGACAAGGTCACCCAAAGCAATGCCGCCAGCGCCGAGGAAAGCGCCAGTGCCGGCGAGGAACTCAACGCCCAGGCCGATGCCCTCAAGGAGGCCGTCCAGGACCTGCTCCACCTCGTCGGGGCCAGCCTGCAAACCCCGGGAACCTCCCGTACCCGTCCCCAACCCACCTCCAGAACCGGGTCCCACACGGCAGCCGCATCTCACCGGTCCATCCCCGCCGCCCGCACCGCTCCAGCCCCCGTCGCAAACGACGGACCGGCCCCGGCCAACGCCGGCAACGGACACCGCACCCAACCTGCCCCGAAGCCGGCGCCGGTCACCCGCACCATCACCTCCGCCTCCACCCTGGACACCCAACGCAAACGCGCCGAACTCCCGCTCGACGGCGATTTCCGCGACTTCTAA